A genomic region of Jaculus jaculus isolate mJacJac1 chromosome 10, mJacJac1.mat.Y.cur, whole genome shotgun sequence contains the following coding sequences:
- the Dis3l gene encoding DIS3-like exonuclease 1 — MLQKREKVLLLRTFQGRTLRIVREHYLRPSVPCHSPLCPQPAACRNDGKLLSAEVTHYVIPDWKVVQDYLEILEFPELQGVIFMQTACQAVQHQRGWRQYNKLRNLLRDARHDCVLFANEFQQHCYVPREKGESMEKWQTRSIYNAAVWYYHHCLDRMPIVMVTEDEEAVQQYGSETEGVFVISFKNYLDNFWPDLKAAHELCDSILQSRRERESENQESHGKEYPEHLPLEVLEAGIKSGRYIQGTLNVNKHRAQIEAFVRLQGASSKDSGLVSDILIHGMKARNRSIHGDVVVVELLPKNEWKGRTAALCENESEDKALGDAPSEPMPTGRVVGILQKNWRDYVVTFPSKEEIQCQGRNAQKVLATPWDYRIPKIRISTQQAEALQDFRVVVRIDSWESTSVYPNGHFVRVLGRIGDLEGEIATILVENSISVIPFSEAQMCKMPVNTPENPWKVSPQEEQVRKDLRSTHLVFSIDPKGCEDVDDALSVRTLNNGNLELGVHIADVTHFVAPNSYIDIEARTRATTYYLADRRYDMLPSILSADLCSLLGGVDRYAVSVMWELDKSSYEIQKVWYGRTIIRSAYKLCYEAAQELLEGNFSVVDDIPEFKDMDLESRQAKLEELVWALGKLTDIARHVRAKRDCCGALELEGVEVRIQLDEKKNIHDLIPKQPLEVHETVAECMILANHWVAKKIWESFPHQALLRQHPPPHQEFFSELRECAKAKGFFIDTRSNKTLADSLDKANDPNDPVVNRLLRSMATQAMSNALYFSTGSCAEEEFHHYGLALDKYTHFTSPIRRYSDIVVHRLLMAAISKDKEMEITENLFSNKDLEELCRHINNRNRAAQHSQKQSTELFQCTYFKDKGPEMEERCIADGVIYSIRTNGVLVFIPRFGIKGAAYLKNKDGLVISCGPDSRSEWKPGSLHRFQNKITSTTTGGESTTLQLFDHVTVRISVQALRCHSDTIRLEIISNKPYVTPNTERPQQSSIVLKSELVKEVTRSVEEAQLAQEVRAKALQEECEEYCQTKGRSLYTLLEEIRDLALLDVSDSCGA; from the exons ACAGTATAACAAACTGCGGAACCTCCTGAGGGACGCGCGCCATGACTGCGTCCTCTTTGCCAACGAGTTCCAGCAGCACTGCTACGTCCCCCGAGAAAAGGGCGAGTCCATGGAGAAGTGGCAGACCAG GAGCATCTACAATGCGGCTGTTTGGTACTATCACCACTGCCTGGACAGGATGCCGATTGTCATGGTGACAGAAGATGAAGAGGCTGTTCAGCAGTATGGAAGTGAAACAGAAGGAGTTTTTGTGATTTCTTTTAAG AATTACCTGGACAATTTTTGGCCGGATTTAAAGGCTGCCCATGAGCTCTGTGACTCCATCCTTCAGTCTCgccgagagagggagagtgagaatcaGGAGAGTCACGGGAAGGAGTACCCCGAACACCTGCCGCTGGAAGTGCTAGAAGCGGGCATCAAATCCGGACGCTACATCCAG GGAACTCTGAATGTCAACAAACACCGAGCACAGATAGAAGCTTTTGTTCGTCTTCAAGGAGCCAGCAGTAAAGACTCAG GGTTAGTCAGTGACATCCTCATCCATGGCATGAAGGCCCGAAACCGCTCCATTCATGGAGATGTGGTGGTCGTGGAACTGCTCCCCAAAAATGAGTGGAAAGGAAGAACAGCTGCGCTGTGTGAGAATGAGAGTGAGGACAAGGCCCTGGGTGACGCCCCCAGCGAGCCCATGCCCACAG GTCGAGTGGTGGGCATTCTTCAGAAGAACTGGCGAGATTATGTGGTGACCTTTCCATCCAAGGAAGAGATCCAGTGTCAGGGCAGAAATGCTCAGAAGGTCCTGGcgacaccctgggactacaggatTCCCAAAATCCGCATCAGCACTCAACAAGCAGAGGCTCTGCAG GACTTCAGGGTGGTTGTGCGCATCGATTCCTGGGAGTCCACGTCTGTGTATCCAAACGGACATTTTGTGCGTGTTTTGGGAAGGATTGGCGATCTGGAAGGGGAAATCGCAACCATCCTGGTGGAGAACAGTATCTCAGTCATCCCCTTCTCAGAAGCCCAG ATGTGTAAAATGCCAGTAAACACACCCGAAAACCCCTGGAAGGTGAGTCCTCAAGAAGAACAGGTGCGGAAAGATTTGAGGAGCACCCACCTTGTGTTTAGCATTGACCCCAAAGGTTGTGAAGATGTGGACGACGCGCTGTCAGTCAGAACCTTAAATAACGGCAACCTGGAACTTGGGGTCCACATAGCAGATGTCACACACTTTGTGGCGCCCAATTCTTACATTGATATTGAAGCTAGAACAAG GGCCACCACCTACTACCTGGCCGACCGGCGCTACGACATGCTGCCCTCCATCCTCAGCGCTGATCTGTGCTCGCTCCTGGGCGGTGTTGATAG GTATGCCGTGAGCGTCATGTGGGAGTTGGATAAGTCCTCTTATGAAATTCAGAAAGTGTGGTACGGCAGAACGATCATTCGGTCAGCTTACAAATTGTGCTATGAAGCGGCCCAGGAACTGCTGGAGGGAAACTTCAGCGTTGTTGATGATATTCCTGAATTCAAAGACATGGATCTTGAGAGCAGACAAGCCAAGCTGGAAGAATTAGTGTGGGCACTTGGAAAGCTAACTGACATCGCTCGCCACGTCCGTGCAAAAAGGGACTGTTGTGGGGCCCTGGAATTGGAAGGTGTAGAGGTTCGAATCCAGCTAGATGAAAAAAAGAACATCCACGACCTCATCCCCAAACAGCCTCTGGAAGTCCATGAGACAGTAGCTGAATGCATGATCCTGGCCAACCACTGGGTGGCCAAGAAGATCTGGGAGAGCTTCCCTCACCAGGCCCTTTTGCGGCAGCACCCACCTCCACACCAGGAGTTTTTTTCTGAGCTCCGGGAATGTGCCAAGGCTAAAGGATTCTTCATTGACACAAG GTCCAATAAAACATTGGCTGATTCTCTGGATAAGGCAAATGACCCCAATGACCCTGTTGTGAACAGGCTGCTGCGCTCCATGGCCACTCAGGCCATGTCCAACGCCCTCTACTTCTCCACGGGATCGTGTGCGGAAGAAGAGTTCCACCATTACG GTCTTGCATTAGATAAGTATACCCACTTTACTTCGCCAATAAGAAGATACTCAGATATTGTAGTACACCGACTATTAATGGCAGCCatttcaaaagacaaagaaatggaaattacGGAAAATTTGTTCAGCAACAAAGATCTTGAGGAATTATGCAGACATATCAACAACAGAAACCGA GCGGCCCAGCATTCACAGAAGCAGTCTACTGAGCTCTTCCAGTGCACGTACTTCAAAGACAAAGGCCCGGAAATGGAGGAGAGGTGCATCGCTGATGGAGTTATTTATTCAATCAGAACAAATGGTGTGCTTGTGTTCATACCAAG gtttgggattaaaggtgctgcttatctaaaaaataaagatggtttagtgatctCATGTGGCCCGGACAGCCGTTCCGAATGGAAGCCAGGGTCTCTTCACCGGTTTCAGAACAAAATCACCTCCACCACGACAGGCGGGGAATCTACTACTCTCCAGCTGTTTGACCATGTGACAGTGAGAATATCTGTACAGGCCTTGCGGTGTCATTCTGATACAATCAGGCTTGAAATAATAAGCAACAAACCATACGTGACGCCAAACACGGAACGTCCCCAGCAGAGCTCCATCGTGCTGAAGAGTGAGTTAGTGAAGGAAGTGACCAGATCTGTGGAAGAGGCTCAGCTGGCCCAGGAGGTCAGAGCGAAGGCCCTCCAGGAAGAGTGTGAAGAATACTGCCAAACAAAGGGCCGCAGCCTGTACACCCTCCTCGAGGAGATAAGGGATCTGGCTCTTTTGGATGTTTCCGACAGTTGTGGAGCATGA
- the Tipin gene encoding TIMELESS-interacting protein isoform X2 gives MVEPQEYGLVELPYSEHVEDETFPPFPPPASPERDGARAEPDEELGSATRVPVPPKRTVKRNLPKLDAQRLTSERGLPALRHVFDKTKFKGKGHEAEDLKTLIRHMEHWAHRLFPKLQFEDFIDRVEYLGNKKEVQTCLKRIRLDLPILHEDFVGNNDAVGEENNLDVPAAGFDPFLTDISESEKLASESCRSLTEEQQQRIERNKQLALERRQAKLLRNSQSLENDTVLDAPRAQPLEEVNSGEDQEERSSGLNRDMEDGAHGDTNASAGREERSLDEEETQLDQSF, from the exons atggtagaacCACAAGAGTATGGCTTGGTTGAACTACCATATTCTGAGCACGTGGAAGATGAGACGTTTCCTCCTTTCCCACCACCAGCCTCTCCAGAGAGAGATGGTGCAAGAGCTGAACCTGATGAAG AGTTGGGGAGTGCAACACGTGTACCTGTACCTCCAAAGAGAACAGTGAAAAGGAATCTCCCCAAGCTGGATGCTCAGAG ATTGACTTCAGagagagggcttccagccttaAGGCATGTGTTTGATAAGACAAAATTCAAAGGTAAAGGTCACGAG GCTGAAGACTTGAAGACACTAATCAGGCACATGGAGCACTGGGCACATAGGCTATTCCCCAAGCTGCAGTTTGAGGATTTTATTGACAGAGTTGAATACctaggaaataaaaaggaagttCAG ACTTGTTTAAAACGAATTCGACTTGATCTCCCTATTTTACATGAAGATTTTGTTGGCAATAATG aTGCAGTAGGGGAAGAAAATAACCTTGACGTTCCTGCTGCTGGATTCGATCCGTTTTTGACAGACATATCTGAAAGTGAGAAGTTGGCTTCAGAGTCTTGTAGAAGCCTGACAGAAGAGCAACAACAAAGAATTGAGAGAAATAAGCAGCTGGCCTTGGAAAGAAGGCAGGCAAAGCTCCTGAGGAATAGCCAGTCCCTGGAAAATG ACACCGTACTGGACGCACCCAGGGCCCAGCCCCTTGAAGAGGTTAACAGTGGTGAGGATCAAGAGGAGCGCTCGAGTGGACTCAACAGGGACATGGAAGACGGCGCACACGGTGACACTAATGCCAGTGCTGGACGTGAAGAGCGATCATTAGACGAAGAGGAAACACAGCTTGACCAGTCTTTCTGA
- the Tipin gene encoding TIMELESS-interacting protein isoform X3, which produces MVEPQEYGLVELPYSEHVEDETFPPFPPPASPERDGARAEPDEELGSATRVPVPPKRTVKRNLPKLDAQRLTSERGLPALRHVFDKTKFKGKGHETCLKRIRLDLPILHEDFVGNNDAVGEENNLDVPAAGFDPFLTDISESEKLASESCRSLTEEQQQRIERNKQLALERRQAKLLRNSQSLENDTVLDAPRAQPLEEVNSGEDQEERSSGLNRDMEDGAHGDTNASAGREERSLDEEETQLDQSF; this is translated from the exons atggtagaacCACAAGAGTATGGCTTGGTTGAACTACCATATTCTGAGCACGTGGAAGATGAGACGTTTCCTCCTTTCCCACCACCAGCCTCTCCAGAGAGAGATGGTGCAAGAGCTGAACCTGATGAAG AGTTGGGGAGTGCAACACGTGTACCTGTACCTCCAAAGAGAACAGTGAAAAGGAATCTCCCCAAGCTGGATGCTCAGAG ATTGACTTCAGagagagggcttccagccttaAGGCATGTGTTTGATAAGACAAAATTCAAAGGTAAAGGTCACGAG ACTTGTTTAAAACGAATTCGACTTGATCTCCCTATTTTACATGAAGATTTTGTTGGCAATAATG aTGCAGTAGGGGAAGAAAATAACCTTGACGTTCCTGCTGCTGGATTCGATCCGTTTTTGACAGACATATCTGAAAGTGAGAAGTTGGCTTCAGAGTCTTGTAGAAGCCTGACAGAAGAGCAACAACAAAGAATTGAGAGAAATAAGCAGCTGGCCTTGGAAAGAAGGCAGGCAAAGCTCCTGAGGAATAGCCAGTCCCTGGAAAATG ACACCGTACTGGACGCACCCAGGGCCCAGCCCCTTGAAGAGGTTAACAGTGGTGAGGATCAAGAGGAGCGCTCGAGTGGACTCAACAGGGACATGGAAGACGGCGCACACGGTGACACTAATGCCAGTGCTGGACGTGAAGAGCGATCATTAGACGAAGAGGAAACACAGCTTGACCAGTCTTTCTGA